The DNA region TAGTCGACCCCCTCTACGCGGTCTACTTCCGGAACTTCTTTTTTGAGGAATTTCTCGATTCCGTTTTTCAAAGTCATCTGAGACATGGGACAGCCCTTGCACGCCCCCTGAAGACGAACCTTTACCACCCCGTTATCAACGCTTACCAGTTCCACATCCCCGCCGTCAGCCTGTAGCATGGGCCGTATCTTGTCGATAACCGCTTGAACCTCTTCCTGCATCGTTGCAT from Deltaproteobacteria bacterium includes:
- a CDS encoding NifU family protein, with amino-acid sequence MQEEVQAVIDKIRPMLQADGGDVELVSVDNGVVKVRLQGACKGCPMSQMTLKNGIEKFLKKEVPEVDRVEGVD